The following is a genomic window from Pirellulales bacterium.
ATGCCGTTACGATCTGGACGACCGGCAAAACTCGAACTTGTCGCCGGGGCCCGACATCAAAGGAATGCGCCGCGTGCCGTTACTTTCGCTGAAGGCGCGTCGCCGCGAGCCTGAATGGATGGACCAGCCGGGTCTGGAGGCCGGCCTGCACCAAGACGCGCTCGCCGCGTTGCGCCGGGTCAACCGCATCAGTGGCACAGCCAGATGGCTGTGGCGGCCCATTCATCGTCTCGCGGGCGAAGGCGCCAGCCGGCCCTTGCGTATTTTGGATTTGGCCAGCGGTGGAGGCGATGTGGCGGTGGGTTTGGCACTCGAAGCACGCCGGGCGGGGGTCACCGTCGAAATCGACGGCTGCGACATCAGCCCCTTGGCGGTAACTCTCGCCCAAGCTCAGGCATGTGGCGCCGGTCTTACGCAACTGCGGTTTTTTAAGCACGACGTGGTTCGTGACGAACTGCCCCGTGATTACGACATCGTGACCTGCTCGTTGTTTCTGCACCATCTGGACGAAGCGGATGCCGTGCGGGTGATGCGGAAAATGGCCCTATCGGCGAAGCGGCTGGTGCTGATTGACGACCTCCGCCGGTCGCCGCTGGGGTATGCACTGGCATGGACCGGCTGCCGTATGTTGACGCGGTCGCCGGTCGCCCACACCGACGGTCCGCGCTCGGTGCGAGCGGCGTTCACGCTCGATGAAGTTGCTCGCCTGGCCGACCAGGCCGGCCTGGCAAGCTTTCGCTTGTCGCGGCATTGGCCCCAACGGTTTCTGTTGAGTTGGAGCAACTTATGAGCGCCGCGGGCGATTGGAATGCGAGCTTGCCGGCCGAGAGGTACTGTGATGCCGTCGTGATTGGCGCCGGACCCGCGGGGTCGATGGCGGCCCGAGAGTTGGCGCGGCGTGGCATGCGCGTCTTGCTGGTGGAACGAAAAACACTCCCGCGTTCCAAGGTCTGTGGGGCCTGTCTCAACCAGCGGGCGGTGTCGTGGCTGGAGTTGGCGGGCCTGAGCCATGTATTGCCGCAGCTCGGCGCCGTGCCCACGAAACGCTTCCGGGCATGTTGCGGCCGGCGGAGTGTCGAGATCGAGTTGCCCGGCGGGGCCGCCGTTTCGCGCGAGTCGTTCGATTTCGCCCTTGCACAGGCGGCCGTCGACTGCGGCGCTCAACTCTTGACCGGCACCACGGCAATGTTGCGAGACGTCGGAAGCGATGCCGGCGGCCGCGAAATCGAGTTGCGCGGCCCTGCCGGCAACACGCGGACGATTCAGGCGGGTGTCGTGCTGGCGGCCGATGGCTTGGCACACCCGTCGCTCGCTCAATGCCGTGAATTCGCGTGCCGCGTGCCGCGCGGCGCCAAGCTGGGAGTGGGCACGCGGACCGTCGACGCGCCACAGAGCTTTCAACCGGGCACGATTTATATGGCCATCGGTCGAGGCGGCTACGCCGGCCTTGTTCGCCTGGAAGACGGCAGCCTCAGCCTGGCGGCCGCCGTCGTGCCGCAAGCAATCAAACGTGCCGCATCTCCCGCGGCCGCCGTCGCCGCAATTCTCGCTGAAGCGGGAATGCCGGAGTGCGGTCTCGCCGCGGCCGGTCCGTGGCAAGGAACGTTGCCGCTGACGCAGTCCACCCCGCGTCCCGTCGGACACCGCGTCTTGGTGTTGGGCGATGCCGCGGGCTATGTCGAGCCCTTCACGGGCGAAGGCATTGCGTGGGCGCTGTCCGGCGGCCTGGCAGTGGCCGAGTTTGCCGAGCGCGGCCTGTGCGAATGGAACGCTCACGTGGAACAAGGCTGGTTGCACGCCTATCGCCGGCTGGTCCGCGACCGCCAACTCTGCTGCCGGGGATTTGCCGCGGTGTTGAGGCACCCGTCGATCGCCAGGATGGCGGTCCAACTCGCGTCGGCCTGGCCGGCAGTGTGCCGGCCGATTGTTCGCACTCTAAATCGTCCTGTACGGCCCCTGGAGCTTTGCCAATCATGAGTCTACACCTGGAAGCGATCGGCACCGCTGTGCCGCGGCACTTTATAGAACAAACGGACGCCGTGGAAGTGGCCCGCGACTTTTGTGCGTCGTCGTGCGTGCAACCGCGCGTGCTGGCCAGACTTTATGCGCGCTCCGGAGTGCGGACGCGGCACAGCGTCGTGTTGCGAGAATCCACCAATGGCGCTCCGGCGAACCAGTCGTTTTATTTGCCGGCCAGCGGCGTCGACGATCTTGGCCCCACCACGGCCGAACGGATGCGCGTCTATGAAGAAGCGGCTTCGCAGCTAGGCGTGAGGGCCGGCGCCGATGCGCTGGCGATCGCCGAGACCGCTCCGCGCGAAGTCACGCATTTGATTACGGTTTCCTGCACCGGCTTTCATTCGCCGGGCGTCGACGTGGCCCTGGTCCGCGAATTGGGGCTGGACGCCGGCGTGGCCCGCACGCACGTCGGTTTCATGGGCTGCCATGCCGCGCTCAATGCGCTGCGCGTGGCGAAGGCGTTCACGGACTCGCGCCCCGAGGCCTGCGTGCTGGTGTGCGCGGTCGAACTTTGCAGCTTGCACTATCAATATGGTTGGGACCCGGACCGGCTTGTCTCCAACGCCCTGTTCGCCGACGGCGCCGCGGCGGTGGTGGCCCGCAGTTCGCTTGGCTCGAAGGGAGGCCAGCCAGGCGGATGGCAGCTTATCTCTTCGGCATCGGCCATAGTGCCCGAAACGGAGGACGCCATGCGCTGGCATATCCGCGATCACGGCTTCGAGATGGGCCTTTCGGCGCGAGTGCCGGACTTGATCCGCGAGAGGCTGCGGCCGTGGCTGGCATCGTGGCTGGCGGATGCGGATTTATCGATCGAGGAGGTGGGATCGTGGGCGATTCATCCGGGCGGGCCGCGCATCTTAACGGCCTGCGGCCTGGCCTGCGATTTGAGCGAACCGGAGCTGCGCGCCTCGGCCGACGTGCTGGCGGAGTACGGCAACATGTCGTCGCCCACGATCTTATTCATTCTGGAGCGATTGCGCCGCCAATCGGCGGCCGGCCCCTGCGTGGCGCTGGCCTTTGGTCCGGGGTTGACCATCGAGGCCGCCTTGTTCCATTAACGGCCGTTTATGGCAATTGTCCAGGAAAAAACGCTCCATGCCGGTTTTTTTGTGGCCGAGAGTCGTCGCCCTGTTTCGCATAATCGGATTGCCCCGGTTACCGAATTTGGCTGTTTCTCCTTGCAGTGCCGGGACCGCCGATTATAATCCATTCACTCGTCATTCCGCGTTTTCACACTTAAAGGAGATTACCCCATGAAGTGGGTCGTTTTTGGGGCCGTGGTTCTCGCCATGTTTTCTTCGGTGCCGGCAGCCCATGCGGTTGCTTTTGTTCGGATCGGGATTACCGCGACGGACACGCCCAATGTCGATGGGACCTACACTTGGTCGTACGACATGCACCTGGAAAGCGGCAGTTTTTTTCGACGCGACACGTTTCAGCTTAACTTTCTGAGTAAGGACCTTTACAAACCCGGCAGCGAGACGGTTACAACGACAACTTATGGAGGGGATTCCTCGGTCACGTGGAATGCCAGCGAGAGCGGTGCAACGATCAACTTTTCCGCCTCGGACACGAATCCTACCGACCCGAACGCCGAATCTCGTCTGACCGACGTCAATTTCCAATTTATTTCCAGCGCTGGTCCCAATGGCTCAACCGTGGCCGGCTTTGGATCGGCGGGCGCGATCGATGAGCTGACCCAGGATCTTCTCGGGCCCGCTACCGCAACTACCCCCGGCATCTCGGACGTGAACCCTTTGGTCGTCCCGCTCAACACGGGAGCGGGAACCTACGATTTCACCGGAATTCGTTCCGACGTCTGGGTTGATCCTCCTACGACCTACGGGTATCTCTACGATTTGACTAGCGGTGGCACGATTACGGAAATCGCCGGTTTGCCAAGCGGTTACAGTAACTTGACGGTGGAAGACGGAAGCGGCAACATCATCGGCACAATTACCGATTCGGGCGCTATTTCCCCGTCAAACCCCTTTCCGATCAATCTTAGCGAGTTTCAGATCTTGGGCATTGCGCCTCCTGTGGACGGCACGAACTCCAATGCATTCCCGGTACTTCTAGAGTTCAGCAATGCAACGGGCAACAATCTGACCGTCACGCCGCTTGACGCTTCGACTCCTGAACCAACCTCGCTCCTTCTTTTCGGCTTGGGGATGGTGGGTTTGGCCGGTTCACGCTGGCGGCGCGGACGCCAATCCCAATCACTGCTGCTCGATGAGTAGGGCTGGAAAATGGGGTCGGGGAAAAGGGGAGAAGTAATTATTGACTCCGCAACGTATGCCCGACGCGCTGCGGCACCTCCCGCGCCCATCACGAGTGCCCTTGGAATCGTCGCGACTTCGGTTTTCGGCACGGCTTCCCCGAGGTTGAGCGTAGTCGGCAGGCCAGCGGCGCGGCCGACACGAAAACCCTCAAAGCCAGCCCTACGGTAGGAACGACGTAGGCGGACGATCGAGGGCGGGCGGTGGGCGGCCGATGTCGGAACGTCGCAAGTCGAAGCAGAAAAAGCATTTACGTCGATCGTGCCGGGTGGCGCCGCACCCGCGTCCGCGCCGAAACAAAAGCGCCGCGCGCGCGGCGCTTTTGTTTCGGCACGCGCCGCCCGCGGCGCGCGGCACGCGCTGGAGGTGCTCCAGGACCTCAACGTGCCCCTGACGGACGTCCAAGCGAAGCCGCGCCGCGGCTTCCTCTCATTGCCCGACGGCGGAGGAGGCCAGGGATTCCGGCCGCATCGCCGGTTCTGCCGGCACGTTTTCGGTCTCGGCCGGGCCAAA
Proteins encoded in this region:
- a CDS encoding type III polyketide synthase, with amino-acid sequence MSLHLEAIGTAVPRHFIEQTDAVEVARDFCASSCVQPRVLARLYARSGVRTRHSVVLRESTNGAPANQSFYLPASGVDDLGPTTAERMRVYEEAASQLGVRAGADALAIAETAPREVTHLITVSCTGFHSPGVDVALVRELGLDAGVARTHVGFMGCHAALNALRVAKAFTDSRPEACVLVCAVELCSLHYQYGWDPDRLVSNALFADGAAAVVARSSLGSKGGQPGGWQLISSASAIVPETEDAMRWHIRDHGFEMGLSARVPDLIRERLRPWLASWLADADLSIEEVGSWAIHPGGPRILTACGLACDLSEPELRASADVLAEYGNMSSPTILFILERLRRQSAAGPCVALAFGPGLTIEAALFH
- a CDS encoding methyltransferase domain-containing protein produces the protein CRYDLDDRQNSNLSPGPDIKGMRRVPLLSLKARRREPEWMDQPGLEAGLHQDALAALRRVNRISGTARWLWRPIHRLAGEGASRPLRILDLASGGGDVAVGLALEARRAGVTVEIDGCDISPLAVTLAQAQACGAGLTQLRFFKHDVVRDELPRDYDIVTCSLFLHHLDEADAVRVMRKMALSAKRLVLIDDLRRSPLGYALAWTGCRMLTRSPVAHTDGPRSVRAAFTLDEVARLADQAGLASFRLSRHWPQRFLLSWSNL
- a CDS encoding NAD(P)/FAD-dependent oxidoreductase gives rise to the protein MSAAGDWNASLPAERYCDAVVIGAGPAGSMAARELARRGMRVLLVERKTLPRSKVCGACLNQRAVSWLELAGLSHVLPQLGAVPTKRFRACCGRRSVEIELPGGAAVSRESFDFALAQAAVDCGAQLLTGTTAMLRDVGSDAGGREIELRGPAGNTRTIQAGVVLAADGLAHPSLAQCREFACRVPRGAKLGVGTRTVDAPQSFQPGTIYMAIGRGGYAGLVRLEDGSLSLAAAVVPQAIKRAASPAAAVAAILAEAGMPECGLAAAGPWQGTLPLTQSTPRPVGHRVLVLGDAAGYVEPFTGEGIAWALSGGLAVAEFAERGLCEWNAHVEQGWLHAYRRLVRDRQLCCRGFAAVLRHPSIARMAVQLASAWPAVCRPIVRTLNRPVRPLELCQS
- a CDS encoding PEP-CTERM sorting domain-containing protein, which encodes MKWVVFGAVVLAMFSSVPAAHAVAFVRIGITATDTPNVDGTYTWSYDMHLESGSFFRRDTFQLNFLSKDLYKPGSETVTTTTYGGDSSVTWNASESGATINFSASDTNPTDPNAESRLTDVNFQFISSAGPNGSTVAGFGSAGAIDELTQDLLGPATATTPGISDVNPLVVPLNTGAGTYDFTGIRSDVWVDPPTTYGYLYDLTSGGTITEIAGLPSGYSNLTVEDGSGNIIGTITDSGAISPSNPFPINLSEFQILGIAPPVDGTNSNAFPVLLEFSNATGNNLTVTPLDASTPEPTSLLLFGLGMVGLAGSRWRRGRQSQSLLLDE